A window from Pseudomonadota bacterium encodes these proteins:
- a CDS encoding amino acid adenylation domain-containing protein, with protein sequence MSMTSGYWLSPQQEQAVDAIALAEPAADASGEAGTIAAGYSRAGVGRVQLIVRPAQALGLETLIERVRLALAHHHVLCLRLVPRAGARRPLQTCVAPGSVDPAADGVVIDLPNGDVKQAATQQWQQPFDLTRELPLRVVRVSGDDGVRLVITASALALDTPSAVMLAGALCAPEAVPEVEDEEALDWFGASTFFREWLEDEDDEEARADRAYFAEPSGEPPPWPRVAPTDDADASGSGYERFVIPLPPTLVARVGETAEDAEAMWIAIFLGFLARTGSTAQPALRVASSGREAMDELAPLLGPLARWLPVSVRIAGDDAIAHLALPLATSLEQAREHELGYRERPVNSNQGWRPGDGPTALPAFAWVDADLGGCGGVVEHVRVAATDAPWTLLLVDGGPANAPQLALEIDVARVAPAAVEALTASLATWLRAVDRQGIGARLCEYPLVEPSAPSPTADIADAPLFLERFLAAADQHAASPAVVDDTQSVPYGELETASAALGAELRAAGASATRPVAIVLTRTHHAITAMLGAMRAGAPFLPLDPALPQAALRARLEDAGAAIVLTESLLTTRIPGEWPQRALDGVPPAPIPTDRSHEASLPLPSGEAPAYLLYTSGSTGTPKAVVVTHRQLAEYVRAIEQVVDVGAGARWGNLSTLAADLGHTTLFPPLVSGGTIRLLGEEAMGNARVLGDALREAPLDVLKIVPSHLGALLDGAGDAQTQRAILPRQVLLCGGEALPRALVDRVAETVPTVLNHYGPTETTVGAVVGDARAGSAEAAGAVPIGHALGHARLYVLDRYGWPVPDGVVGELFIGGPTVAEGYHNRPVLTAARFLPDPFAEAPGARMYRTGDRVRRLADGALAYLGRTDFQLKVRGFRVEPEEIEAVIAAHLDVAQVAVGPAGQQTGADLRLAAWVAPSTGKRLESGALREWVRTHLPVYMRPGHWVFLRTLPLTGNGKIDRQALPAPEAERPDLETHFVAPRGRVERDIAAIWAELLGLERVGVEDNFFDLGGHSLLLVQLMSRLESRFAREILITELFRYPTVAAQARWIGDQPAAGPRTASDGAPTASSGRASVVTPPVAHATDARIAVVGLAARFPEAPTVDAFWEHLRSGRDGVRRLDTEALRAAGVDERLLNDPRYVAASPVLDDIELFDASFFSISPRQAQIMDPQHRLLMELAWTAMEHAGIAPGREAGRVGVFAGAGLGSYFLTNLATSPALLASVGATAVRHANRIDNLATRIAYHLDLDGPAVTVQSGCSSSLVAVHLAAQSLRSGDADVALAGGVTVNALQGRGYRYQPGGINSPDGRCRAFDAQAAGTVFGSGLGMVVLKRLDDARADGDTVHAVLLGSAMNNDGAGKPGYSAPGLEGQASVISHALARAGVAPQEIDFVEAHGTGTLIGDPIEVTALTQAYGGQQALRGTTWLGTVKSNIGHLDAAAGVAGFIKAVLALSHGEVPPTLHFEQPNPRLALEQSPFKVVTACEPLTRPPPQRRAGVSSFGIGGTNVHAVLGGPPPAPARAATALADEARLTWLTLSAHREEALAQIGASLADQLERRPDLTLDDVAWTLATGRRAHALRRAVLCVDRQEAIRALRGERPEHVHSRTALARDASVTLLFPGQGAQTPGMAAQPYASDAVFREAFEEVLQAMEAALARVGVDVPQGLRTLLLDPHAADGEALLARTECAQPALFVLELALARAWSARGVHPGALLGHSLGELVAATHAGVFTLEDAAYLVALRGQLLAAQPKGNMLAVRARRDEVEALLAREESPDVHVSAVNGSTDVTVGGDEPSITAFAALLDAQGVRYRQLPTSHAFHVPAMAPAVEPFHAALAGVERQPPNTPIVSAHTGRWMSAEQAQDPAFWAAQLVSPVRFADALTSLVEATDAIGLEAGPGRALTTLAARHGELSVVPTLPGDANGGDPLTQATSALWLRGAKLDFAQALAGGRGRRVPLPTYPFARERHWVDPVPGADLFGLRSATPAAIEPHTVATDGAVSPPETVAKAAPAMRSTPYVAPAGDLEQSVAQIWEQVLGIAEIGRNDDFFELGGDSLQALQVLALLQEAGFGVDPADLFESQTVGALTAVLRPVEGEHGAAAAGASDDETATRVIPTEYVRALNEARTPEALVASVQRRGSARPRRIVSWTTQQRRWLAAGGAPVHVGLAAPDEAQGRALSEAALAAAAHACTRRHGCLRLRAAHAQGDWVQRLVSEAQASWLVATHTLSPERTRTDVLREIARTLDPVAGPVAAAIRLEADEAVELAVLVHGLVADAWSVEPLLGDLIAHLAASADAPAAEVATPDSAGADPGARCFAEHADASLLRALEAPAPTTNRHTDSKLPRDMPLGEARAGGVATLSQPLACEPESLPVLVAAVAEVVGEWKGVAQATLAVAVDERDAVAYPTGAVGAYTRYVDVQVNAALGSWPPTVETVRAALDAAVDGMLDGYDQAAEVLVRECPAIGDQVAGWSRLRAPVPAPWSCPKARRHPLLEIDVVRDASSAPGVHLAITYSPQVHRADSVAELAANTAAILQRTAVTVEADVPTDVRACDESPAPIDTGELAAAERQANGGDAPTAVSATQINANDLERLLALAQTATHDERREEDAS encoded by the coding sequence ATGAGCATGACCAGCGGGTACTGGCTCTCGCCACAGCAGGAACAGGCGGTCGATGCGATCGCCCTGGCTGAGCCCGCGGCGGACGCCTCGGGTGAGGCAGGAACGATCGCGGCGGGCTACAGCCGCGCCGGCGTAGGGCGCGTGCAGCTGATCGTGCGCCCGGCGCAAGCGCTGGGTCTGGAGACGCTCATCGAGCGGGTGCGGCTTGCCCTCGCTCACCACCATGTTCTCTGCCTGCGACTGGTGCCGCGGGCGGGCGCGCGGCGTCCGCTCCAGACCTGCGTGGCGCCGGGGAGTGTGGATCCAGCCGCCGACGGCGTGGTCATCGATCTACCCAACGGCGATGTGAAGCAGGCGGCCACGCAGCAATGGCAGCAACCCTTCGACCTGACGCGCGAGCTCCCGCTGCGCGTGGTGCGCGTGAGCGGCGACGATGGCGTTCGCCTGGTGATCACCGCTTCAGCCCTCGCCCTGGACACGCCTTCCGCCGTCATGCTCGCGGGGGCGCTCTGCGCACCGGAGGCAGTGCCCGAGGTGGAGGATGAGGAGGCGCTCGACTGGTTCGGCGCATCCACCTTCTTCCGCGAGTGGCTGGAGGACGAGGACGACGAGGAGGCACGCGCGGATCGGGCGTACTTCGCCGAGCCGAGCGGTGAACCGCCGCCGTGGCCTCGAGTTGCCCCGACCGACGACGCCGATGCCAGCGGGAGCGGTTACGAACGGTTTGTGATCCCACTGCCGCCGACCCTCGTGGCGCGCGTCGGCGAGACCGCGGAAGACGCCGAGGCGATGTGGATCGCTATCTTCCTGGGTTTCCTCGCGCGCACGGGATCCACCGCACAGCCCGCGCTTCGCGTGGCGTCGAGCGGACGCGAGGCGATGGACGAGTTGGCGCCGCTGCTCGGGCCCCTCGCGCGGTGGTTACCGGTGAGCGTACGAATCGCCGGCGACGATGCCATCGCGCACCTTGCCTTACCGTTAGCCACGTCCCTCGAGCAAGCCCGCGAGCACGAACTCGGCTACCGCGAGCGGCCCGTGAACAGCAATCAGGGGTGGCGACCAGGCGACGGCCCTACGGCCTTACCCGCCTTCGCCTGGGTCGATGCGGACCTCGGGGGTTGCGGCGGGGTCGTGGAGCACGTGCGTGTCGCGGCGACGGACGCGCCGTGGACCTTACTCCTGGTGGACGGCGGACCCGCCAACGCGCCGCAGTTGGCGCTCGAGATCGATGTCGCGCGCGTGGCACCGGCGGCCGTCGAGGCGCTGACCGCCAGTCTTGCGACGTGGCTGCGCGCCGTCGACCGCCAGGGCATCGGCGCACGCCTTTGCGAGTATCCGCTAGTCGAGCCATCCGCGCCGTCGCCGACCGCTGACATCGCTGACGCGCCCCTGTTCCTGGAACGATTCCTCGCCGCGGCGGACCAGCACGCCGCCTCGCCCGCAGTGGTCGACGATACGCAGAGCGTGCCCTACGGCGAACTCGAGACGGCGAGCGCGGCCCTGGGCGCGGAGCTGCGCGCCGCCGGCGCCAGTGCGACCCGCCCCGTCGCGATCGTCCTGACGCGAACGCATCACGCCATCACGGCCATGCTCGGCGCTATGCGCGCCGGTGCGCCCTTCCTACCGTTGGATCCGGCGCTGCCCCAAGCGGCATTGCGCGCTCGGCTCGAGGACGCTGGCGCGGCGATCGTGCTCACCGAGTCCCTGCTGACCACGCGAATTCCGGGCGAATGGCCCCAACGCGCACTGGATGGCGTGCCGCCGGCACCGATCCCAACCGATAGGTCCCACGAGGCGAGTTTGCCGCTGCCGTCCGGTGAGGCGCCTGCGTACCTCCTCTACACGTCCGGGTCGACGGGCACGCCGAAGGCGGTGGTCGTGACCCATCGCCAGCTGGCGGAATACGTCCGCGCCATCGAGCAAGTGGTGGACGTGGGGGCGGGCGCGCGGTGGGGCAACCTGTCGACGCTCGCCGCAGACCTCGGGCACACGACCCTGTTTCCACCGCTCGTGAGCGGCGGCACCATCCGCCTGCTCGGCGAAGAGGCCATGGGTAACGCGCGGGTGTTGGGAGACGCTCTGCGTGAGGCACCCTTGGACGTCCTGAAGATCGTCCCCTCACACCTGGGCGCGCTCCTCGACGGCGCCGGTGACGCGCAAACGCAGCGGGCGATCCTGCCGCGTCAGGTGCTGCTGTGTGGCGGAGAGGCCTTGCCGCGTGCACTGGTGGACCGTGTCGCCGAAACCGTGCCCACCGTACTCAACCATTACGGTCCCACGGAGACGACCGTCGGCGCGGTGGTGGGCGATGCCCGTGCGGGGTCCGCCGAGGCGGCCGGCGCCGTGCCGATAGGCCACGCCCTGGGGCACGCACGGCTCTACGTGCTGGATCGCTACGGCTGGCCAGTGCCCGACGGGGTCGTCGGCGAGCTTTTCATCGGCGGGCCTACCGTTGCCGAGGGCTACCACAATCGGCCTGTCTTGACGGCCGCCCGCTTCCTACCGGATCCCTTCGCCGAGGCCCCCGGGGCGCGTATGTACCGCACGGGCGATCGCGTACGCCGTCTCGCGGATGGCGCTTTGGCCTATCTCGGGCGTACCGATTTCCAGCTGAAAGTGCGTGGCTTTCGCGTGGAGCCCGAGGAGATCGAGGCGGTCATCGCAGCGCACCTGGACGTCGCTCAGGTGGCCGTGGGGCCCGCCGGCCAGCAGACCGGCGCCGATCTGCGTCTGGCTGCCTGGGTCGCGCCGTCGACCGGCAAACGGCTCGAGTCCGGTGCGCTGCGCGAGTGGGTGAGAACCCACTTGCCCGTCTACATGCGGCCCGGCCACTGGGTGTTCCTGCGCACGCTGCCGCTGACCGGGAATGGCAAGATCGATCGCCAGGCGCTGCCGGCCCCGGAGGCGGAGCGGCCGGATCTAGAGACGCACTTCGTGGCGCCCCGTGGGCGCGTCGAGCGCGATATCGCGGCGATATGGGCGGAGCTCCTAGGGCTCGAGCGCGTTGGCGTGGAGGACAACTTCTTCGACCTCGGCGGCCACTCGCTGCTGCTCGTGCAGCTCATGAGTCGCCTCGAGTCCCGCTTCGCGCGAGAGATTTTGATCACCGAACTGTTCCGCTATCCCACGGTGGCGGCGCAGGCGCGGTGGATCGGTGATCAGCCCGCCGCGGGCCCACGTACCGCCTCGGACGGGGCACCCACAGCTTCGTCAGGCCGCGCAAGCGTCGTCACGCCGCCCGTCGCCCATGCCACGGACGCTCGCATCGCCGTGGTGGGCTTGGCGGCGCGTTTCCCGGAAGCGCCCACCGTGGACGCGTTCTGGGAGCACCTGCGCAGCGGGCGCGACGGCGTTCGGCGACTGGACACCGAGGCCCTGCGTGCCGCCGGCGTCGACGAGCGCCTGCTGAATGACCCGCGCTACGTGGCGGCGAGTCCTGTACTCGATGACATCGAGCTGTTCGACGCCAGCTTCTTCTCGATCTCGCCGCGCCAAGCGCAGATCATGGATCCGCAGCACCGCTTGCTGATGGAGCTGGCCTGGACGGCGATGGAGCATGCGGGCATCGCCCCGGGCCGCGAGGCGGGCCGTGTGGGCGTGTTCGCGGGCGCCGGCCTCGGCAGCTACTTCCTGACCAATCTCGCCACCTCGCCGGCGCTCCTAGCCAGCGTGGGCGCGACGGCCGTGCGCCACGCGAACAGGATCGATAACCTAGCCACGCGTATCGCCTATCATCTCGACCTCGACGGCCCCGCCGTCACCGTTCAGTCCGGCTGCTCGTCTTCGCTGGTCGCCGTGCACCTCGCCGCCCAGAGCTTGCGCAGCGGCGATGCGGACGTGGCCTTGGCGGGCGGGGTCACGGTCAACGCCCTGCAGGGCCGCGGCTACCGCTATCAACCCGGCGGCATCAACTCGCCCGACGGTCGCTGCCGCGCCTTCGATGCGCAGGCGGCCGGCACCGTCTTCGGCAGCGGCCTCGGCATGGTGGTGTTAAAGCGCCTGGACGATGCGCGCGCCGACGGTGACACGGTCCACGCGGTGCTGCTCGGCTCGGCAATGAACAACGATGGCGCCGGCAAGCCGGGCTATTCGGCGCCCGGTCTCGAGGGCCAGGCCAGCGTGATCTCCCACGCGCTCGCCCGCGCCGGCGTCGCCCCGCAGGAGATCGACTTCGTCGAAGCGCACGGCACCGGCACGCTCATCGGCGACCCCATCGAGGTCACCGCCCTGACGCAGGCCTACGGCGGGCAGCAGGCACTGCGCGGCACCACCTGGCTCGGCACCGTGAAGTCGAACATCGGTCACCTGGACGCCGCGGCCGGAGTGGCGGGCTTTATCAAGGCCGTGCTCGCCCTGTCCCATGGGGAGGTACCGCCGACGCTGCACTTCGAGCAGCCCAATCCCCGCCTGGCTCTGGAGCAGTCACCCTTCAAGGTGGTCACAGCGTGCGAGCCGTTGACACGGCCCCCGCCACAGCGCCGAGCGGGCGTGAGTTCCTTTGGCATCGGGGGCACCAACGTACACGCCGTGCTCGGCGGGCCACCGCCAGCGCCGGCGCGGGCGGCGACAGCGCTCGCCGACGAGGCGCGGTTGACCTGGCTCACCCTGTCGGCGCACCGGGAGGAGGCCCTCGCGCAGATCGGCGCGTCGCTCGCCGATCAGCTGGAGCGACGGCCGGACCTGACGCTGGACGACGTCGCCTGGACCCTCGCGACGGGACGTCGAGCGCACGCCTTGCGCCGCGCGGTCCTGTGTGTCGATCGGCAGGAGGCGATTCGGGCCCTGCGCGGCGAACGACCTGAGCACGTTCATAGCCGCACTGCATTGGCGCGGGATGCATCGGTGACCCTCCTGTTCCCCGGCCAGGGGGCGCAGACGCCCGGCATGGCCGCGCAGCCTTACGCCAGCGACGCGGTGTTTCGCGAGGCCTTCGAGGAGGTGCTGCAGGCGATGGAAGCGGCGCTCGCGCGCGTGGGAGTGGATGTGCCGCAGGGCCTGCGCACGCTGCTGCTGGATCCCCATGCGGCCGACGGTGAAGCGCTGCTGGCGCGCACGGAGTGCGCCCAGCCGGCGCTGTTCGTGCTCGAACTGGCCCTGGCGCGGGCGTGGTCCGCACGCGGCGTCCACCCGGGCGCGCTGCTTGGGCACAGCCTCGGCGAGCTGGTGGCGGCGACCCACGCCGGTGTGTTCACCCTCGAGGATGCGGCCTACCTGGTCGCACTGCGGGGCCAGCTGCTGGCCGCCCAACCGAAGGGCAACATGCTCGCCGTGCGCGCTAGGCGGGACGAGGTGGAGGCCCTGCTGGCACGAGAGGAGAGCCCCGACGTTCACGTCAGCGCAGTCAACGGATCGACTGATGTGACGGTCGGAGGCGATGAGCCCTCGATTACCGCCTTCGCTGCACTCCTCGATGCGCAGGGCGTGCGGTACCGTCAACTGCCGACCTCTCACGCCTTCCACGTGCCGGCGATGGCGCCCGCCGTCGAGCCCTTCCACGCCGCGCTCGCGGGCGTTGAGCGACAGCCACCGAACACGCCTATTGTCTCCGCCCACACGGGGCGCTGGATGAGCGCCGAGCAAGCGCAGGATCCGGCCTTCTGGGCGGCGCAACTCGTGTCGCCGGTACGTTTCGCCGATGCGCTCACGAGCCTTGTGGAGGCGACGGACGCGATCGGTCTGGAGGCAGGCCCCGGACGGGCGCTGACGACACTGGCTGCGCGTCACGGCGAGCTGTCGGTGGTCCCCACCTTGCCTGGGGATGCGAACGGCGGCGACCCGCTGACGCAGGCGACGTCGGCGCTCTGGTTGCGTGGCGCCAAGCTCGATTTCGCACAGGCACTTGCCGGCGGGCGCGGCCGTCGTGTGCCGTTGCCTACCTATCCTTTCGCGCGGGAGCGCCATTGGGTCGATCCGGTGCCGGGGGCGGATCTGTTCGGCCTTCGCAGTGCGACCCCCGCGGCGATCGAGCCGCACACGGTGGCGACCGACGGGGCGGTTAGCCCACCGGAGACCGTCGCGAAGGCGGCACCTGCGATGCGCTCCACGCCCTACGTGGCGCCAGCGGGCGATCTTGAGCAGTCCGTGGCCCAGATCTGGGAGCAGGTGCTGGGGATCGCCGAGATCGGTCGTAACGATGACTTCTTCGAACTCGGCGGCGATTCACTGCAGGCCCTGCAGGTGCTCGCGCTCCTGCAGGAGGCCGGCTTCGGCGTCGATCCCGCGGATCTTTTCGAGAGCCAAACCGTCGGTGCGCTCACTGCGGTGCTGCGTCCGGTGGAGGGCGAGCACGGTGCGGCGGCGGCGGGCGCGTCCGACGATGAGACGGCGACGCGGGTGATACCTACGGAGTACGTTCGGGCCCTGAACGAAGCGCGAACTCCCGAGGCGCTTGTGGCGTCGGTGCAGCGCAGGGGCTCGGCGCGCCCGCGTCGCATCGTATCGTGGACAACGCAACAACGCCGATGGCTGGCCGCTGGCGGGGCACCCGTACACGTAGGGCTTGCCGCGCCGGACGAGGCGCAGGGCAGGGCCCTCAGTGAGGCCGCCCTTGCGGCAGCGGCCCACGCCTGCACGAGGCGCCACGGGTGTCTGCGCCTTCGCGCCGCGCACGCCCAAGGCGATTGGGTGCAGCGCCTGGTGAGCGAAGCGCAGGCCTCGTGGCTCGTCGCCACCCACACCCTATCGCCCGAGCGCACCCGCACTGACGTGCTTCGTGAGATTGCGCGGACCCTGGACCCGGTGGCAGGCCCGGTCGCCGCCGCCATCCGCTTGGAGGCGGACGAGGCGGTTGAGCTGGCCGTACTCGTGCACGGTCTTGTCGCTGACGCATGGTCCGTTGAGCCGCTGCTCGGTGATCTCATCGCTCACCTCGCGGCCTCGGCCGACGCCCCGGCCGCTGAGGTTGCCACCCCCGATAGCGCCGGCGCGGATCCTGGCGCCAGGTGCTTCGCTGAGCACGCCGACGCGTCGCTGTTGCGAGCGCTGGAGGCGCCCGCGCCGACGACGAATCGCCACACGGACAGCAAGCTCCCCCGCGACATGCCCCTCGGCGAGGCGCGTGCGGGCGGCGTAGCGACGCTAAGCCAGCCCTTGGCGTGCGAGCCCGAGTCTCTCCCGGTATTGGTGGCAGCGGTTGCCGAGGTGGTCGGCGAGTGGAAAGGGGTGGCCCAGGCGACCCTCGCGGTGGCCGTGGATGAGCGCGACGCGGTGGCGTACCCGACGGGCGCCGTGGGGGCCTACACCCGGTACGTCGATGTGCAGGTCAATGCCGCGCTTGGGTCCTGGCCGCCCACGGTGGAAACGGTGCGGGCAGCGCTGGACGCCGCGGTCGACGGAATGCTCGACGGGTACGATCAGGCGGCGGAGGTGCTGGTGCGCGAGTGCCCAGCGATCGGCGATCAGGTCGCGGGCTGGTCACGGCTGAGGGCGCCCGTGCCTGCGCCGTGGTCCTGCCCCAAGGCACGGCGCCATCCCTTGTTGGAGATCGACGTGGTCCGTGATGCCTCGTCCGCGCCGGGCGTGCACCTGGCGATCACCTACTCGCCACAGGTGCATCGTGCCGACTCGGTTGCCGAGCTCGCGGCGAACACCGCGGCGATCCTGCAGCGCACGGCGGTGACGGTCGAGGCTGATGTGCCCACGGATGTTCGGGCCTGCGACGAGAGCCCGGCCCCCATCGACACTGGCGAGCTTGCTGCGGCGGAGAGGCAAGCGAATGGCGGCGACGCTCCCACTGCCGTGAGTGCCACCCAGATCAATGCCAATGACCTAGAGCGCCTGTTGGCCCTCGCGCAGACGGCGACGCACGATGAGCGACGCGAGGAAGACGCCTCATGA